The genomic DNA TTCAATGATAAAGCTGAAAGGACCGCGACAGTGGTAGCAGTCAAACATTGTAAATTTGGAATTATTTACAAAAGCGAATTTATAAAACTTGCTGAGTCAAATAGTGAAATAGGTTATATCCTATACAAAAACATTGCAAATGTCCTTGCGGAGAGATTGAGAAAAGCAAACAATGACATTTTAAAATTAACAACCGCATTAACTCTGATTTTGAGCAAATAAAAGTGAAAAAATTATGCTTGAATTTAAAAATAAATTAGCTGCGAAGAAATACGGACTTGACCCCGACAAAATAGCGATGAAAATCAACGCTCAAAAAAACATAGAACTTCTTGGAAACGATTTGACATTTATAGGTGTAAGAGAAAAAGAAAGAACAAAACATGTTCATCGTTTACATCCTTATCTTGGCAAATTCATCCCTCAACTTGTGGAAGTTTTTCTTAAAAAATTTTTCAAACCCGGACAAACTGTCTTAGATCCGTTTTCTGGTTCGGGTACAACCCTTATTGAAGCAAATGTTCTTGGAATAAATTCAGTGGGGATAGAGCTATCTTACTTCAATGTTCTGATACAACAGGTTAAAACGAGGAAGTATAATTTAGAAGAGGTAGAACATGAGATAAAAGATGCCTTAAAAAGACTACAAAGGTTTTCGCTTGAGTTACAGAAAGACGATCAAACACTTTTTAAGACCGCTTTCCCGAGATTTGAAACGGATAACGAGTATTTAAAAATGTGGTTCTCAGAAAGGGCTCTTCAAGAAATACTATTTTACAAGTCTATTATAAAGGATTATAAGAATCAAGATGTGCTTATGATTATCCTATCAAGATCTGCAAGGTCTGCGAGATTAGTGCCTCATTATGATTTGGCTCGACCAAAAGAACCTGTTAGAGAAAGATATTGGTGCATAAAACATAAAAGATATTGCGAACCAATAAATGAAGCGTTTAAGTTTATAAAAAAGTATAGCTATGATACTATAAAAAGGCTTAAAGAATTTGATAAGATAAGAACTGATGCTTTCATTAAAATAATTCAGGGTGACGCAAGGTATGTAAAATTGCCTGAAGAAATAAAAATAGATGGGGTTTTCACTTCACCTCCATATGTCGGACTTATTGATTACCATGAGCAACATAGATATGCTTATGAGCTTTTTAACTTCCCGAGGTATGACGATCTTGAGATAGGACCTGCATTTAAAGGACAAAGCGAGCAAGCAAGAAAAGAATATGTGGAAAGCATGATCAGTGTGTTTAAAAACATATCACAAAATCTTGAAAAAGGCGCCCCCATATTTATAGTGGCTAATGATAAATTCCAACTGTTTCCCGAAATTGGGCTAAAGTCTGATCTTGAGCTTGCAGAAGTATTCCATAGACCAGTTCTTATGCGCACCGAAAGGGACAATGGTGAATTTTTTGAATCTATATTTTATTTCAGGAAAAAATGAAAATTGGGACAAAGGAAGAAATAAAAAATCTTTTACTTGATGTGGTTAGGCGAAAACTCTATGAATACAAACCAGAAACAGAGCATATGCCTTTTCATTATAGATTACTCGGGAAAGATAGGTATGCCATGTTTTCGTTTATCCAATCAATGAACACAACTTTTGGCATCTCTATATGGGAACAAGTTGCTGTTATTTTAGCTAAAGGTGCTGGTTACCATGCAGAAAGGCAATACAAATTGCTCGGTGAGATAGATAGAAAAACCGAAAAAATCATAAATGAAATTCACTATAGATTAAGAAAAGGAGAAATACCCGCAAATAAGAAAAGTCAGACAGAAAAAATCAGAAAAAATATAAAGAAAGGGCAACCTAAAGAGGATCCAGATTCTACAGTGGATTTGTTTGTGAAAATTAGAGATGAGGAAAATTATTTTGATATTACCAGCGCCAAACCAAACATAAAAGAGTTTGTATCACTAAAACTCAAGCTTCTCAGATGGACTGCCTTAAGGTTAAGTCAGGATAAAAATGCTAATGTCTCTACAAGATTAGCAATACCTTATAACCCATATCATCCGCAACCTTATGAAAGATGGACATTAAAAGGTTTATATGATTTAGAAAATGGAGAGGTATTGGTGGGAGAAGAATTTTGGAATTTCATTGCGGGTAGCAACATATATAACGATTTGCTTGATGTATTCCAAGAAGCCGGAGAAATTCTAAGGGATGAAATTGACGAAAAGTTTAAGGGATTGAAATAGTATTAAAAATAAAACACGAAAAAATCCAAATATGTCAAAGCGTGAACTTGCTAAAGCATATAACCCACATGAGGTTGAGGACAAATGGTATGAATACTGGATGAAAAACGGATATTTTTACGCAAAAGTTAACCCTGAGAAAAAACCTTATACAATTGTAATGCCTCCACCAAATATAACCGGAATGTTAACTCTTGGACATGTTTTAAATAATACAATTCAAGATATTTACATCAGATGGAAAAGGATGCAAGGATTTGAAGCTTGCTGGATACCTGGAACTGACCACGCTGGGATAGCAACTCAAAATGTTGTTGAAAAAGCCCTCGCGAAAGAAGGATTGCGAAGAGAGGACCTCGGAAGAGAAAAATTTTTAGAAAGGGTATGGAAATGGAAAGAGGAATACGGAAACACAATAATAAAACAACTGAAAAAACTTGGTGTATCATG from Candidatus Kryptobacter tengchongensis includes the following:
- a CDS encoding DNA methylase; translated protein: MLEFKNKLAAKKYGLDPDKIAMKINAQKNIELLGNDLTFIGVREKERTKHVHRLHPYLGKFIPQLVEVFLKKFFKPGQTVLDPFSGSGTTLIEANVLGINSVGIELSYFNVLIQQVKTRKYNLEEVEHEIKDALKRLQRFSLELQKDDQTLFKTAFPRFETDNEYLKMWFSERALQEILFYKSIIKDYKNQDVLMIILSRSARSARLVPHYDLARPKEPVRERYWCIKHKRYCEPINEAFKFIKKYSYDTIKRLKEFDKIRTDAFIKIIQGDARYVKLPEEIKIDGVFTSPPYVGLIDYHEQHRYAYELFNFPRYDDLEIGPAFKGQSEQARKEYVESMISVFKNISQNLEKGAPIFIVANDKFQLFPEIGLKSDLELAEVFHRPVLMRTERDNGEFFESIFYFRKK
- a CDS encoding Type II restriction endonuclease, TdeIII, with translation MKIGTKEEIKNLLLDVVRRKLYEYKPETEHMPFHYRLLGKDRYAMFSFIQSMNTTFGISIWEQVAVILAKGAGYHAERQYKLLGEIDRKTEKIINEIHYRLRKGEIPANKKSQTEKIRKNIKKGQPKEDPDSTVDLFVKIRDEENYFDITSAKPNIKEFVSLKLKLLRWTALRLSQDKNANVSTRLAIPYNPYHPQPYERWTLKGLYDLENGEVLVGEEFWNFIAGSNIYNDLLDVFQEAGEILRDEIDEKFKGLK